Proteins encoded together in one Tripterygium wilfordii isolate XIE 37 chromosome 14, ASM1340144v1, whole genome shotgun sequence window:
- the LOC120015675 gene encoding uncharacterized protein LOC120015675 codes for MDYGRIHKPQTGIISPSKLRMMLMGPNHHRKKDGSNSNSSRTSPTKLEDAEFVKNSLLASNSGDFDEEVAATSLEVSSVQVSGEAASETAPADPISCQPKETLPRENVNAGHVKMQQYSKGDTASSSAVHPLRILEDESLDYDSNASSSSFEFDKGERSSHNQFSRKFSRPVPSKWNDAEKWIINRHIVQPNYPKRNALYNQTNRLPVSNMVRVAPEGAYCDHKSANSRVADTKRVDFCQPVTQMPLEKFSFVPPGSHPISGQASGGSACGDLGPLNKDLKEVGHMELPCTKSSAEDATAVPPIRAVCMRDMGTEMTPLPSQEPSRTATPVEATTPFRSPTSSIPSTPRRGAPAPTPTTDEETQHPIEPSKKELSEQELKIKTRREIVALGVQLGKTNIANWASKNELEKNASSVDAAHMEELGRVEFEKRAAAWEEAEKSRHLARYKREEIKIQAWESQQNAKLEAEMRRIEAQVEQMRAQASAKMVKKIAMARQRSEEKRATAEVRKNQEAEKTVAQAEYIRQTGRIPSTPYLCCGWLS; via the exons ATGGATTACGGGAGGATACACAAACCACAG ACTGGTATAATATCTCCAAGTAAGCTCAGGATGATGCTTATGGGGCCAAACCATCATAGAAAAAAGGATGGATCAAACTCCAACTCTTCAAGGACCTCGCCTACCAAGCTTGAGGATGCTGAGTTTGTCAAAAACAGCTTGTTAGCTTCCAACAGTGGAGATTTTGACGAGGAAG TTGCAGCTACTAGCTTGGAAGTCTCCTCCGTGCAAGTATCCGGTGAGGCGGCATCAGAGACCGCTCCAGCTGATCCAATTTCTTGCCAGCCAAAGGAGACATTGCcaagagaaaatgtcaatgCTGGCCATGTTAAGATGCAGCAATACTCGAAGGGTGATACAGCTAGCTCGAGTGCAGTTCATCCGTTGAGAATACTAGAAGATGAAAGTCTTGATTATGACAGCAATGCTAGTTCTTCCAGCTTTGAATTTGATAAAGGGGAAAGATCATCTCACAATCAGTTTTCAAGAAAGTTCTCTAGACCGGTGCCATCTAAATGGAATGATGCCGAAAAATGGATCATAAACAGGCATATTGTACAACCTAATTATCCTAAGAGGAATGCTCTATACAACCAAACAAATCGGTTACCAGTATCAAATATGGTCAGAGTTGCTCCGGAGGGGGCGTACTGTGATCATAAGTCAGCAAATAGCAGGGTAGCAGATACTAAGCGGGTAGATTTTTGCCAACCTGTGACTCAAATGCCATTGGAGAAGTTCTCTTTTGTTCCTCCTGGAAGTCATCCCATTTCGGGCCAAGCATCTGGGGGAAGTGCATGTGGTGATTTGGGTCCTCTGAATAAGGACTTGAAGGAAGTGGGTCACATGGAGTTACCTTGTACAAAAAGCTCAGCAGAAGATGCAACAG CTGTTCCTCCTATAAGGGCAGTTTGTATGAGAGACATGGGTACAGAGATGACCCCTCTTCCCAGTCAAGAGCCTTCAAGAACTGCTACCCCTGTTGAGGCAACCACTCCATTTCGTAGCCCAACTTCTTCTATCCCATCTACTCCTCGAAGAGGGGCACCAGCACCCACTCCAACCACTGATGAGGAAACACAGCATCCAATTGAACCTAGCAAAAAAGAATTGTCAGAGCAAGAATTGAAGATAAAGACAAGAAGAGAGATTGTAGCCCTTGGTGTCCAGCTTGGCAAGACGAATATTGCTAATTGGGCAAGTAAAAATGAGCTGGAGAAGAATGCGTCTTCTGTTGACGCAGCTCATATGGAAGAGCTTGGACGGGTTGAATTTGAAAAACGTGCAGCTGCATGGGAGGAAGCTGAAAAATCTAGACACTTGGCGAG ATATAAGCGTgaagaaatcaaaatccaaGCATGGGAAAGCCAGCAGAATGCAAAGCTGGAAGCGGAAATGAGGAGGATAGAG GCACAGGTAGAGCAAATGAGAGCCCAAGCTAGCGCGAAAATGGTGAAGAAGATTGCAATGGCAAGGCAAAGATCAGAAGAAAAACGAGCTACCGCAGAAGTCAGGAAAAACCAAGAGGCAGAAAAAACTGTAGCACAAGCCGAATATATCCGCCAAACAGGCAGGATTCCATCAACCCCTTACTTGTGCTGTGGTTGGCTATCTTGA
- the LOC120014871 gene encoding auxin response factor 6-like has protein sequence MRLSSAGFNPQPEEGEKRVLNSELWHACAGPLVSLPALGGRVVYFPQGHSEQVAATTNKEVDAHIPNYPSLPPQLICQLHDITMHADVETDEVYAQMTLQPLSQQEQKEAYLPAELGIPSKQPTNYFCKTLTASDTSTHGGFSVPRRAAEKVFPPLDFSQQPPAQELIARDLHDNEWKFRHIFRGQPKRHLLTTGWSVFVSAKRLVTGDSVIFIWNEKNQLLLGIRRANRPQTVMPSSVLSSDSMHLGLLAAAAHAATTNSRFTIFFNPRASPSEFVIPLAKYVKAVYHTRVSVGMRFRMLFETEESSVRRYMGTVTGIGDLDPTRWPSSHWRSVKVGWDESTAGERQPRVSLWEIEPLTTFPMYPSPFSVRFKRPWPPGLPSFSGIKDDDLGMNSPLMWVRGDGDLGIPSMSFQGIGMSPWMQPRLDASMLGLQPDMYQAMAAAALQEMRSVDHAKLTPASLLQFQQPHNLSGRNAALIQPQVQQPQPQPQQVYLQHVPENQQPFSQSEVQIQSQILHQQAQHQRVLSSRQQQQLPLSLPQQQQLPLSLPQQQQLPLSLPQQQQLADHSQISNTVSAISQFPSQSQSPALQVISSLSQQRSFSGSTGNLVTSSNVSPLQSLLGSFPQDVSSHMLNMPRTNPLIASGTWPSKRAAIEPIISSGASSCNMPRVEELGPLQTNVSQNSVTLPPFPDRECLIDQNGSTDPQSHLLFGVNIEHSSLLMQNELASLRGAGNDNDAATIPFASNYMSNAGLDFSLNAAMTPSSCIVESGALQSPDNVGQENSQSNTFVKVYMSGSFGRSLDITKFSSYHELRGELARMFGLEGLLEDPLRSGWQLVFVDRENDVLLLGDDPWQEFVNSVWCIKILSPQEVQQMGKHGLEFLKSAPMQRLSNGICDNYMSSQDSRNLNSGITSVGSVEY, from the exons ATGAGGCTGTCATCAGCAGGTTTTAACCCACAACCCGAGGAAG GGGAGAAAAGGGTTTTGAACTCTGAACTATGGCATGCTTGTGCTGGTCCTCTTGTTTCTCTTCCTGCTCTTGGTGGCCGTGTTGTTTACTTCCCACAAGGTCACAGTGAGCAG GTTGCTGCCACGACCAACAAGGAAGTGGATGCTCACATCCCTAACTACCCAAGCTTACCTCCACAACTTATATGCCAGCTTCATGATATTACAATGCAT GCCGATGTTGAAACAGACGAAGTATATGCACAGATGACGTTGCAACCACTGAGTCAG CAAGAGCAGAAGGAAGCCTACCTTCCAGCAGAGTTGGGTATTCCCAGCAAACAgccaacaaattatttttgtaaaactTTGACTGCCAGTGATACCAGTACTCATGGAGGATTCTCTGTCCCTCGTCGGGCAGCTGAAAAAGTTTTTCCTCCTTTG GATTTCTCTCAGCAGCCTCCAGCTCAAGAATTGATTGCCAGGGATCTTCATGATAATGAGTGGAAATTCCGGCACATTTTCCGTG GCCAACCCAAAAGGCACCTTCTCACAACAGGTTGGAGTGTGTTTGTAAGTGCCAAAAGACTTGTTACTGGTGATTCCGTGATCTTTATCTG GAATGAAAAGAATCAATTACTTCTTGGCATTCGACGTGCTAATCGTCCACAAACTGTAATGCCTTCGTCAGTCTTATCAAGCGATAGTATGCACTTAGGGCTTCTTGCTGCTGCAGCTCATGCAGCTACAACAAATAGCCGCTTCACCATATTTTTTAACCCAAG GGCTAGCCCATCAGAATTTGTCATACCGTTGGCAAAGTATGTTAAAGCGGTCTATCATACCCGTGTCTCCGTTGGCATGCGCTTTAGGATGCTTTTTGAAACAGAAGAATCGAGTGTTCGTCG CTACATGGGCACTGTAACTGGTATAGGTGACTTGGATCCTACTCGCTGGCCAAGCTCACACTGGCGTTCAGTCAAG GTTGGCTGGGATGAGTCCACGGCAGGGGAAAGGCAGCCAAGAGTTTCACTATGGGAGATTGAACCACTAACAACTTTCCCGATGTATCCATCTCCATTTTCTGTTAGGTTTAAACGTCCATGGCCACCAGGACTACCCTCATTTAGTG GCATCAAGGATGATGATCTAGGAATGAATTCTCCACTTATGTGGGTCAGAGGAGATGGAGATCTTGGAATCCCATCTATGAGCTTCCAGGGAATCGGAATGTCACCATGGATGCAGCCTAGGCTTGATGCTTCCATGCTTGGTCTGCAACCTGACATGTACCAAGCTATGGCTGCCGCTGCACTACAAGAGATGAGGTCTGTAGATCATGCAAAACTGACACCTGCATCCCTTCTGCAATTCCAGCAGCCACATAATCTTTCTGGGAGGAATGCGGCTTTGATTCAGCCCCAAGTGCAGCAGCCTCAGCCTCAGCCTCAACAAGTCTACCTTCAACATGTACCGGAGAATCAGCAGCCTTTCTCTCAGTCTGAAGTTCAAATTcagtcacaaatcctccatcaaCAAGCACAGCATCAGCGTGTGCTGAGTAGTCGGCAGCAACAGCAACTGCCTCTATCACTACCCCAGCAACAGCAACTGCCTCTATCACTACCCCAGCAACAGCAACTGCCTCTGTCACTACCCCAGCAACAGCAACTGGCTGACCATTCACAGATTTCGAATACTGTCTCTGCAATTTCTCAGTTTCCTTCTCAATCCCAGTCACCAGCATTGCAAGTTATCTCTTCACTTTCTCAACAGCGGAGTTTCTCTGGTTCAACAGGGAACCTTGTGACTAGCTCTAATGTTTCTCCGCTGCAAAGTCTATTGGGTTCATTTCCGCAGGATGTATCATCTCACATGCTCAACATGCCTAGAACAAACCCACTGATAGCTTCTGGTACCTGGCCATCAAAGAGAGCTGCGATTGAACCTATTATTTCTTCTGGAGCTTCTTCATGTAATATGCCCCGGGTGGAAGAGTTGGGGCCACTCCAGACGAATGTCTCTCAGAACTCTGTTACACTGCCTCCTTTTCCTGACAGGGAGTGTTTGATAGACCAAAATGGGAGCACTGATCCACAGAGCCATCTTTTATTTGGTGTCAATATTGAGCATTCATCTCTCTTGATGCAGAATGAATTGGCAAGCCTTCGTGGAGCTGGCAACGATAATGACGCCGCAACTATACCCTTTGCTTCTAATTATATGAGTAATGCAGGCCTTGATTTTTCTCTCAACGCAGCAATGACTCCTTCAAGTTGCATTGTTGAATCAGGTGCCCTGCAGTCCCCAGACAATGTTGGTCAAGAGAATTCACAAAGTAATACCTTTGTCAAG GTTTATATGTCGGGGTCCTTTGGAAGGTCACTGGATATCACCAAATTCAGCAGCTACCATGAGCTGCGTGGTGAGCTTGCGCGTATGTTTGGCCTTGAAGGCCTGTTGGAGGACCCCCTGAGATCAGGCTGGCAGCTTGTATTTGTTGACCGGGAGAATGATGTTCTTCTCCTTGGTGATGACCCTTGGCA GGAGTTTGTGAACAGTGTGTGGTGTATCAAGATACTTTCACCGCAAGAAGTGCAGCAAATGGGCAAGCATGGCTTAGAGTTTCTGAAATCTGCCCCAATGCAACGGCTCTCTAATGGCATATGCGATAATTACATGAGCAGTCAAGATTCTAGAAATCTAAACTCTGGTATAACTTCTGTGGGGTCTGTAGAATACTGA